In Leopardus geoffroyi isolate Oge1 chromosome D1, O.geoffroyi_Oge1_pat1.0, whole genome shotgun sequence, a single window of DNA contains:
- the CTTN gene encoding src substrate cortactin isoform X2 — MWKASAGHAVTIPQDDGGADDWETDPDFVNDVSEKEQRWGAKTVQGSGHQEHINIHKLRENVFQEHQSLKEKELETGPKASHGYGGKFGVEQDRMDKSAVGHEYQSKLSKHCSQVDSVRGFGGKFGVQVDRVDQSAVGFEYQGKTEKHASQKDYSSGFGGKYGVQADRVDKSAVGFDYQGKTEKHESQKDYSKGFGGKFGIDKDKVDRSAVGFEYQGKTEKHESQKDYVKGFGGKFGVQTDRQDKCALGWDHQEKLQLHESQKDYSKGFGGKYGVQKDRMDKNASTFEDVTQGAPAYQKTIPVEAANSRTSNIRANFENLAKEKEQEDRRKAEAERAQRMAKERREQEEARRQLHEQAQAQAQKQTPPTSPTPQPAEERPPSSPVYEDAVSFKAEPQPTYSVEAADYREAGGQQGLAYAPDAVYEAAEAPGHYQAEENTYDEYENDLGITAVALYDYQAAGDDEISFDPDDIITNIEMIDDGWWRGLCKGRYGLFPANYVELRQ, encoded by the exons ATGTGGAAAGCTTCGGCGGGCCACGCCGTGACCATCCCCCAGGACGACGGGGGCGCCGATGACTGGGAGACCGACCCCGATTTTGTG AACGACGTGAGTGAGAAGGAGCAGAGATGGGGGGCCAAGACCGTGCAAGGGTCTGGGCACCAGGAGCACATCaa catACACAAGTTGAGAGAGAATGTTTTTCAAGAACACCAGAGCCTGAAGGAGAAGGAGCTTGAAACGGGACCAAAAGCCTCTCACGGTTACGGCGGGAAGTTCGGCGTGGAGCAGGACCGCATGGACAAG TCAGCCGTCGGCCACGAGTATCAGTCGAAGCTCTCCAAGCACTGCTCCCAGGTCGACTCCGTCCGGGGCTTTGGAGGCAAGTTTGGTGTCCAGGTGGACAGAGTTGACCAG TCTGCTGTGGGCTTTGAATACCAGGGGAAAACTGAGAAACACGCCTCGCAGAAAG ATTACTCGAGTGGCTTCGGTGGCAAGTATGGTGTGCAGGCGGACCGCGTGGACAAGAGCGCCGTGGGCTTCGACTACCAGGGCAAGACGGAGAAGCACGAGTCGCAGAAAG ATTACTCCAAGGGCTTCGGGGGCAAGTTTGGCATCGACAAGGACAAGGTGGATAGAAGCGCCGTGGGCTTCGAGTACCAAGGCAAGACGGAGAAGCACGAATCCCAGAAAG ACTATGTGAAAGGGTTTGGAGGAAAGTTTGGCGTGCAGACGGACAGACAAGACAAATGTGCTCTTGGCTGGGATCACCAGGAGAAACTGCAGCTGCACGAGTCCCAGAAAG ACTATTCCAAAGGATTCGGCGGAAAATACGGGGTGCAGAAGGACCGGATGGATAAG AATGCTTCCACCTTCGAGGATGTCACCCAGGGGGCCCCTGCTTATCAGAAGACCATCCCCGTCGAGGCAG CAAACAGCAGAACCAGCAACATTAGAGCGAACTTTGAAAACCTGGcgaaggagaaggagcaggaggacAGGCGGAAGGCGGAAGCGGAGAGGGCGCAGAGGATGGCCAAGGAGAGACGGGAGCAGGAAGAGGCCCGGAGGCAGCTACAC GAGCAAGCCCAAGCCCAAGCCCAGAAGCAAACCCCCCCCACGTCTCCCACCCCTCAGCCGGCTGAGGAGAGGCCGCCCTCAAGCCCCGTCTATGAG gacgCGGTTTCGTTCAAGGCTGAGCCGCAGCCCACGTACAGCGTGGAGGCCGCCGACTACCGAGAGGCTGGTGGCCAGCAGGGCCTGGCCTACGCCCCGGACGCCGTCTACGAGGCCGCGGAGGCCCCGGGCCACTATCAAGCAG AGGAGAACACCTACGACGAATACGAAAACGACCTTGGGATCACGGCTGTCGCCCTCTACGACTACCAGGCTG CGGGTGACGACGAGATCTCCTTCGACCCCGACGACATCATCACCAACATAGAGATGATCGATGACGGCTGGTGGCGGGGGCTCTGTAAGGGCAGGTACGGGCTCTTCCCGGCCAACTACGTGGAGCTGCGGCAGTAG